A window from Dehalobacter sp. DCA encodes these proteins:
- a CDS encoding PrgI family protein, producing MEVKINREIRDYTESLFFGLSMRQFVFSLLAVGVAVGIYFGLRNVLGTETVSWVCILGAFPFAVMGFIRYHGMTAEQFFWAYFKSEFILPKKLMFYPTNVYFEALKQSIQNKEKEEWKRHD from the coding sequence TTGGAAGTTAAAATCAACCGGGAAATCCGGGATTACACGGAAAGCTTGTTCTTTGGACTGTCCATGCGGCAGTTTGTTTTTTCTCTCCTAGCTGTTGGCGTTGCCGTCGGCATCTACTTCGGCCTGCGGAATGTCTTAGGCACGGAAACAGTGAGCTGGGTGTGCATTTTGGGTGCGTTCCCCTTTGCCGTCATGGGGTTTATCCGCTATCACGGCATGACAGCGGAACAGTTTTTCTGGGCGTATTTCAAATCGGAGTTTATCCTGCCCAAAAAACTGATGTTTTATCCGACAAACGTGTATTTCGAAGCGTTGAAGCAGAGCATTCAAAACAAGGAAAAGGAGGAATGGAAACGACATGATTAA